A window from Citrus sinensis cultivar Valencia sweet orange chromosome 3, DVS_A1.0, whole genome shotgun sequence encodes these proteins:
- the LOC127901445 gene encoding uncharacterized protein LOC127901445: protein MASSSSLRQFAVDFVKLEWFDGGNFIRWQKKLHFLLTSLNVVYVLTTPKPQEREDETLGETRVRHKWEQDDYMCKGHICNAMSDTLFDQCHNKPTTKEIWDSLEAKYMMKDATSKKFLASKFFNYRMVDNRLVVEQYNEILHILDQFNQHNMKMDESIIVSSIIDKLPPSWKDYKKSLKHSKEEISLDGLGQSLHIKEELKLNSLEDQTTMSSKINVVEEGKKLSILITLRITKRESLIPKRIKTIRRKRRVHATTAENLAISKEIVDF from the coding sequence ATGGCTTCAAGTTCATCTCTTCGACAATTCGCAGTAGATTTTGTCAAATTGGAGTGGTTTGATGGTGGCAACTTTATTCGTTGGCAGAAAAAGTTGCATTTCTTGTTGACAAGCCTCAATGTGGTCTATGTTCTCACAACACCAAAGCCTCAAGAACGTGAGGATGAGACATTAGGGGAAACCAGAGTGCGACATAAGTGGGAGCAAGATGACTACATGTGTAAGGGACACATTTGCAATGCCATGTCTGACACATTGTTTGATCAGTGTCACAACAAACCTACAACAAAAGAGATATGGGACTCATTAGAGGCTAAGTACATGATGAAAGATGCCACAAGTAAGAAATTCTTggcttctaaattttttaattatagaatGGTTGATAATAGACTTGTGGTTGaacaatataatgagattTTGCATATTCTTGATCAATTCAACCAACATAACATGAAAATGGATGAGTCTATTATTGTCTcttcaattattgataaacTTCCTCCCTCTTGGAAAGACTATAAGAAAAGCCTTAAACATAGCAAAGAGGAAATTAGTCTGGATGGCTTAGGCCAAAGTCTTCATATTAAAGAGGAACTCAAGCTTAATAGTCTTGAGGATCAGACTACTATGTCCTCTAAAATTAATGTCGTAGAGGAAGGGAAGAAGTTAAGCATTCTAATCACCCTAAGAATAACCAAAAGAGAAAGTTTGATTCCAAAGAGAATCAAaacaataagaagaaaaagaagggtaCATGCCACCACTGCGGAAAACCTGGCCATTTCAAAAGAGattgttgacttttga
- the LOC102613891 gene encoding disease resistance protein RPV1-like isoform X2 produces the protein MASSSSSPRNSNKYEVFLSFKGEDTRDNFTSHLYSALCQNKIETFIDNDLKRGDEISQSLLDTIEASTISIVIFSERYASSGWCLDELLKILECKHGYGQIVIPVFYRVDPSHVRRQTGNFGDFFSKLEERFPQKLQRWRNALTAAANLSGFDSHVIRNNILFSWQACNIQEYSGLLSSMHNISKQTSASLYPGGVFA, from the exons atggcttcttcttcttcatctccCCGAAACAGTAATAAGTATGAAGTTTTTCTTAGTTTCAAAGGAGAGGACACCCGTGACAACTTTACCAGCCATCTTTATTCTGCTCTgtgtcaaaataaaattgaaactttCATTGACAACGATCTTAAGAGAGGAGATGAAATTTCACAGTCTCTGCTTGATACAATTGAAGCATCAACCATCTCAATTGTCATTTTCTCAGAAAGATATGCTTCCTCAGGATGGTGTCTCGATGAACTCTTAAAGATCCTCGAATGCAAGCACGGTTATGGACAGATTGTGATACCAGTTTTCTATCGCGTTGACCCGTCACACGTGAGAAGGCAAACGGGGAATTTTGGAGATTTTTTTTCGAAGCTCGAAGAACGATTTCCACAGAAGTTGCAAAGATGGAGGAATGCTTTGACCGCAGCAGCCAATCTTTCTGGCTTTGATTCTCATGTAATTAG gaacaatatattgttttcttgGCAGGCTTGCAACATTCAAGAGTATTCAGGTTTGCTTTCGTCGATGCACAACAtaagcaaacaaacaagtgcTTCATTGTATCCTGGAGGCGTATTTGCTTAA
- the LOC102613891 gene encoding disease resistance protein RPV1-like isoform X1 — MASSSSSPRNSNKYEVFLSFKGEDTRDNFTSHLYSALCQNKIETFIDNDLKRGDEISQSLLDTIEASTISIVIFSERYASSGWCLDELLKILECKHGYGQIVIPVFYRVDPSHVRRQTGNFGDFFSKLEERFPQKLQRWRNALTAAANLSGFDSHVIRPEYKLIKEIANEILERLDDTLQSDNTDWLGLNRALKKLNHCYALGLWVFTYWGFGASVV, encoded by the exons atggcttcttcttcttcatctccCCGAAACAGTAATAAGTATGAAGTTTTTCTTAGTTTCAAAGGAGAGGACACCCGTGACAACTTTACCAGCCATCTTTATTCTGCTCTgtgtcaaaataaaattgaaactttCATTGACAACGATCTTAAGAGAGGAGATGAAATTTCACAGTCTCTGCTTGATACAATTGAAGCATCAACCATCTCAATTGTCATTTTCTCAGAAAGATATGCTTCCTCAGGATGGTGTCTCGATGAACTCTTAAAGATCCTCGAATGCAAGCACGGTTATGGACAGATTGTGATACCAGTTTTCTATCGCGTTGACCCGTCACACGTGAGAAGGCAAACGGGGAATTTTGGAGATTTTTTTTCGAAGCTCGAAGAACGATTTCCACAGAAGTTGCAAAGATGGAGGAATGCTTTGACCGCAGCAGCCAATCTTTCTGGCTTTGATTCTCATGTAATTAG GCCTGAATATAAACTTATTAAGGAAATTGCcaatgaaattttggagaggcTTGATGATACTTTACAAAGTGATAACACAGACTGGTTGGGGTTGAACCGCGcattaaagaaattgaatcaTTGTTATGCACTGGGTCTGTGGGTGTTTACATATTGGGGATTTGGGGCATCGGTGGTATAG
- the LOC127900711 gene encoding uncharacterized protein LOC127900711: MSKSKEKVIEIDDDELDFLLGLLAEPAFDPRIPLELVAPSSVRSSTRRMSPEKTINGHPSEESGEASSPELARPEKKRKLSGITLAEHYPVDLMTYLTTVDDLEELQIIYKISGGIELRIPGKKDTPSRPPKGKPITNLPTGGGGNWKRKFFFTGGPWGQVAYTDGGNVYIPSRFIVPGSWAVHHGLKPKLRKRVKTALVNSYSCRDMLSTCSLVESCLVSDAYAMEDVVIGALSKKCSRPNVPKGGGSKEAPSGKWAKAITLEEELSKDKEDLEAQRVSYETRLESLHASHQTQIENLEKEVDNQYDEGLRYSYQCIMVVLRKQHPGWKMDERCWHN; this comes from the exons ATGTCAAAAAGCAAGGAAAAGGTAATCGAGATTGATGACGATGAACTAGATTTCCTCCTTGGTCTACTTGCGGAGCCCGCTTTCGACCCCAGGATCCCCTTAGAGCTGGTAGCACCCTCTAGTGTTAGGAGTAGTACCAGGAGGATGTCTCCTGAA AAAACCATAAATGGGCACCCAAGTGAAGAATCTGGTGAAGCATCCTCACCAGAACTAGCTCGAccagagaaaaagaggaagtTGAGTGGTATAACTCTAGCCGAGCATTACCCTGTTGACCTTATGACCTATTTAACCACAGTAGACGACCTTGAAGAGCTTCAAATCATTTACAAGATATCTGGTGGCATAGAGCTTAGAATTCCCGGGAAAAAAGATACTCCCAGTCGACCTCCCAAAGG GAAACCTATAACTAATCTCCCAACAGGTGGTGGTGGGAAttggaagaggaaattctTTTTCACTGGGGGTCCTTGGGGTCAAGTGGCATATACTGATGGAGGAAACGTTTACATTCCCTCTCGTTTCATAGTTCCAG GTTCTTGGGCTGTACATCACGGCCTTAAGCCTAAATTACGGAAGCGGGTTAAGACTGCGTTAGTGAATTCTTACTCGTGTAGAGACATGTTGTCTACTTGCAGCCTGGTCGAATCTTGCCTAGTATCCGACGCTTATGCTATGGAGGATGTTGTGATCGGGGCTTTGAGCAAAAAATGCTCCCGCCCTAATGTTCCTAAGGGAGGTGGCAGCAAAGAGGCTCCCTCTGGAAAATGG GCGAAGGCTATCACTCTTGAAGAAGAGTTGAGTAAGGATAAGGAGGATTTAGAGGCACAAAGGGTTTCCTATGAGACTCGACTGGAGTCACTTCATGCCTCTCACCAGACTCAGATTGAGAACTTGGAGAAGGAGGTCGATAATCAATACGACGAGGGACTCAGGTATTCCTATCAGTGCATCATGGTCGTTCTCAGGAAGCAGCACCCTGGTTGGAAGATGGATGAGCGTTGCTGGCATAACTGA